A region of the Thamnophis elegans isolate rThaEle1 chromosome 1, rThaEle1.pri, whole genome shotgun sequence genome:
TTGATTTGTTTCATTTCCTTGGATGAAAAGTACTGATCCCGCTGCTTATTTTCAATTTGGGGCCATATTCTGAATGGACTCTCCTCCAGGCATGGGTGACAATGATGCTAAGCTTTGACAAAGAAATGAGATACATTATGACTTAGTACATTTATGTGCAGACCACTTTCATTTTGCTCATTATGGTATTTCGGCCCCATTCTTTGCTTCAAAACAGTAATTAACACAATTGCAAAAGTGATcaacagttatatatatatatcccaattTCCTTAATAATACCTCAGTTCTGCTATccttaaaatgcatttttaaaacctTAAGAAATGCTTGCAACTATAAACCCACATTAATTTCTTCACTTATAATGGCTGTTATTTCTTTTCAGGTGGGTGGGAGGCTAATCATCCATGTTGATGAACTAGCCCAGATGTGGAAAGTGCTGAATCTCCCTACAGATTTATTTGAAAGTATCATGAATGTTGGACGTTTTACTGAAGAAATTGAATGGCTCAAGTTTTTAGCTCTGGCCTGTAGCTCTCTTGGAGTTGTAAGCTTATTATTTTAgttgtttccttttctttgatGTCTAGCATGTTTGCAGTATTTAAATTCTCGGTAGGTGATTTGTCTGTTCTTCATAGTGTAACGTATCGTACATCATTAAGATTTTTAAACAGTCTTCCCTGAAACTGCTTGTCCAATATTAGCATTTTAGATTTAGTCAATAGGAGAAGAGACATGTTAATCTATAGAAACCAAAAATCAAAATGATTTCTGATTAACACATCTTATTAACAAACATTTATTTCAGTGAGCTACAGCTCACTGCACCAGATGCATGGAATGGCTAAACAGATGTAGGATTTAAATTAAGATGAGGGGAGTGAATGGAAGATAGGTTGTTTATGCAGATGTATGTGACATGTGAGAcagtttacaaatatttccccacCATCTTATCCAGATTTAAATTCTATTTTTGTCATTCCATGAATCTAATGAAGTAAACATTCATCAAGCTCATGCCTTTTAATAGCATTTGTTAATCTGAAAAAATGCTTCATGCTCCTTCTGACCAAAATCAGGAGGGGAGAATAATctagtctggaaaaaaaatgaaattaagccTCACTTAGCGAGGTTATTCAGGTTGTCCAGAGCTTCATCTATCAAGATCATAAATTTTCATAAGGAATTTGGTCTTCAATAGGTTATGCTGAAGATCTGTTTTAAATATGCAAAATCTTGGAAGCTATACGAATTTCCAACCTCATTTATAGTGAATTAATTGTGAATTATGTGTGGGTGTGCATGTAATATAaagatatttaaattaaattgcatCCCTGAGCTTCCCATCATGGTATCTATTAGTTTCTCCCAATCATTTTATATCTATATTTTGTTTACACAACACTgtccttttttccccacaataatgCTGTTAATTCCCCGAATCGTTTCGTTGGCATGTTCGGATCATGGTTTTGGATCTCCTTAGCGGTATTGGAGGAGATGggcaagcaggggattggatacTTGGAAATAAATACTTGCCATTTCACTATGATGGATGTAGcccatcagaaaaaaaaaccccaaatgaaAAGCACCAAGGAAATACCTAATGCCAAAAACTTCATAATTATAGACTCCATTCTAGCCCTGCCTAACCTATCACAGAATTTGAATTcccaagtatttttttaaagggtaGTTGAGTTACACATGTGATGACTACTCATTCAGTTACTAATACTAACAAATGTTATatcctttctgttttgaaaataagaCTATTGCAAAAACTCTGAAGATAATATGTGAAGTTTTATCTAACGAGAATGAAAGTGGTCCAGCTCGTATCCCTTTCAGTACTTTCCAGTTTCTCTACACTTACATTGCGGAAGTGGATGGAGAAATCTCCGCATCTCATGTCAGTCGAATGCTGAATTATATTGAACAAGAGATGTAAGTAACATTAATATATAAGGTAAATGTCAAAGAGATGTAGCTTATGTTAGCAATACCAGGCAACCAACATAAATGTGCAGTAGATGGAATAGGTTTCATATAGCTAAGTTATATACCAAATTCATTTACAGGCTTGTACATAGAAATTTCACACATCCATTGACTCTTGTTAATATGTTCACAAATTCTTCCTGAAATCATATTCCATTTATTTAAATAGGAATAACTGTATAGATCAGTGCCCCCCAACCAGGGACAGGTTCTGTGGAAATAGGCTTTTCTGGGGACTGAAGGGGCTGTGGTTTTGTGCACTGCCTGTATCTCACAGagggggctttgcttgtttgtaaggcccagtttctggcatgctgctcCCCGATGCTGGTCCATGGCCTGGGAGTTGGCAACCCCTGGCATAGACTACTGCTTCTAACTGACGTGCAGATCCATTTTTGAATGTTACTCAATAACTTGGGGAACTCTGAGCAAATCTTTTACCTCACATTTAATGCATTGGTATTCGGTGGTGGTTTTCAGCTATGCTTGTCACCTAGTGCCAATCCAATTAACTTTTTCCTCTAACTTTCAAATTTGCTCCAAAGGATTGGAGGACTTCCCCAAAATAGGAGATGGGcatggaaggagagaggaaataaaaggCCCAGGAAAGTGAGGCCCCATTCTGTTAGCAAGAGTTAGAATGAACAGGCATCTGCAATGCAAGCAAGAAGTCTATATAATTACATTTTCTAAAACTATTTTTGAattgtaactttttaaatatGGATTGATACAGAACAATGTTATCTAGACAGGTCTCAGTtaggagatgatagagagatatagaatTTGCTACTGCTTGTTTACAGCTAaaaaagttagcaatagcaatagcagttagacttatataccgcttcatagggctttcagccctctctaagcggtttacagagtcagcatatcgcccccacaatctgggtcctcattttacccacctcggaaggatggaaggctgagtcaatcctgagccggtgagatttgaaccgctgaactgcagatagcagtcagctgaagtggcctgcagtactgcactctaacccactgcgccacctcggctcttaaatattAAGTTAAATATTCTTAGGTGACTTATGCTTAATGAAGTTATAAAATCGGTGTCCTGATAGTAAATTACTTTCCTAAGAAATTTTACAAAATCCTTTCCAACAATCCATAGCCCAAAAATATGGGTATGTATTTAAGAACTCATAATCAGAACTAAGAGAGGAATAGAGAGGAGATGGTTTCCATGCAGATATTCTGAAGTTTATATGGTTataatttaaagatttaaagGGGAAGAGAAGACTTAAGGGATGCCAAAGACTGATCAGGGCAAAATCTACATTGATTATAGTTTCATGcctgatttaaaacaaaaaaacctggAATCAAAATAGTACAGAAAAAATAAGGATATTGCTACAACTTTATGTGAGAAACATTTAGAATGTGTATTTCATAAGCAAGAGTACTACTAAGCCATTTTTCCCCATGTTTTCCATACAGCATCGGGCCAGACGGCTTGATCAAGGTGACTGATTTTACCCAGAATCCTCGAGTCAGGCTGGAGTAGATTCTCAGTACATCATACACTATCAATGTTAGATGGAGGAAGAAACAGAGAATAGAATGACTTAAACAAATAGGCCAACCACTCAGTCACTTTTTCCCTTTGTGTCTGTTAATAAACAGTTTGGTTAAGCAACCACTAAGAAAGATGAAAACATAGATTGAGAAGGTGCCAGTGAAATACAGCACAGTCTATTGTTAATTTTATAGTGTTTTGATATACACACGTCCACCCAAATAAATATCACAGACTACTAAAGAGTATAAACCTATTGAATATATTTGAGGTCCATCCTTCTCCCCTTTTTTGCATTCAAATTATCTGGCATTGCCATGCAAACATGTTGGGAATTTCAAAACTTTTATTTACAGAAGAATATTAGGATTTTTCCCAAGGTGTCTACAATTGTAGAAATGAGTAAACTTGGGATCAGGCTGTAAGCTTGTTTTTCTAATACTTCTAAGTGACTATTCTATTATCATTTATCTAAAATATAATGGTTTAAAAGTTCCTCATATTTAAAACTTTTTGTGGGCTCTCTCCATATACCAGTATTTTGCgaggatattattttatttaaaacatttatatagctactCATTTTGTAGTTAACCATGGGCAGTTTTATAGCAACAAGTGTATTGGTTTTCCCTATTTTTATGTACTGTGAAACAATAGCATAAAAATAGTGCTGCAGTTGTTTTCCACAGTAAATCCCTTTAACCGGTAAAAAAACTACTTCTGATGATTTCATGCCAAACTAGAGAAGCTAGAGGAGAAAAAGTAATCCTTCTAAATGCTCTGCTTGAATCACAAATTCACAACAAAATTGGAATGGATTTGAGATACTGTATTGTGTTTGTAACCATGTCTATGGATAATTATATCGTATGAATACAGTAATTTTTAAGCCACAGTTAAACAATGGTGAACAAAGTATAGGTTGAATATTCCATTCCCgctttttttttctatagtaCATCTTTTACAAATTGGCTATGGAAGGGGCAaatgaatataggtagtccttgacttacgacaattgCACCCAAattttaagtgagacatttgttaagtgagttttgccccattttatgacctttcttaccatagttaagtgaatcattgcagttgttaaattagtaacagttgtTGAGCGAACTGGCTTcctcatttactttgcttgtcagatggtcgcaaaagatcatatgaccctgggacactgcaaccgtcataaacatgagtcagttgccaagcatctgaattttgatcatgtgaccatggggataatgtaacag
Encoded here:
- the LOC116523634 gene encoding ropporin-1, which translates into the protein MPQTDKQVCIPPELPDLLKQFTKAAIRTQPPDLIQWSSDYFNAMARGEAPPVRERTDRVPLSNYAELTPELLKVLHQRVGGRLIIHVDELAQMWKVLNLPTDLFESIMNVGRFTEEIEWLKFLALACSSLGVTIAKTLKIICEVLSNENESGPARIPFSTFQFLYTYIAEVDGEISASHVSRMLNYIEQEIIGPDGLIKVTDFTQNPRVRLE